The following are from one region of the Terriglobia bacterium genome:
- a CDS encoding M20/M25/M40 family metallo-hydrolase, with protein sequence MKASAAPAKSSSNPFDRRSFLVGAAAGAASLALPGWVSATEDVFASSRTGLTGFDDDLSAIRSEITKRHDETVQRMQTWMKQPSIAAENRGMNEGCELTMQMLRDAGFQQVIKIPTDGQPGIFATLDAGAPKTLGLYFMYDVKQVDPSEWSSPPWEARIVDKPGFGKVVVGRGAVNQKGPEATFLAALHAIRGAGRKLPVNFVFVAEGEEEIGSPHFAQVVHRPEVLAALKKTVGIFMPFASQDPDGKVTAFLGAKGVVELELVSSGEKWGRGPKADIHSSNKARLDSPAWHLVKALNTLVSADGNDPAIAGFADKARPISAQEKAMVAEAARRLDEKALMKQMGVEHWVHDVSFQESLELLVSKPTVNIEGLVGGYTGPGGKTILPHRAVAKMDMRLVPDMTAADALAALKAHLAKNGFGDIEVNMTGGYDPTTTPADAAVVRAEHAVYKRNGIDPIVMPRLAGSWPGYVFTGDPLHLPAGHFGLGHGSGAHAPNEYYVIESSNPKVQGVDGAVMSYVEYLYEVARTA encoded by the coding sequence TTGAAAGCCAGCGCAGCGCCGGCAAAATCATCCAGCAATCCGTTTGACCGGCGCAGCTTCCTGGTGGGTGCGGCCGCCGGAGCAGCAAGTCTTGCGCTCCCAGGCTGGGTAAGCGCTACGGAAGATGTCTTTGCTTCATCGCGCACTGGCCTCACTGGGTTTGACGATGACTTATCAGCCATTCGCTCTGAAATCACCAAGCGCCACGATGAAACCGTGCAACGCATGCAGACATGGATGAAACAGCCTTCCATTGCGGCGGAAAATCGTGGGATGAATGAAGGTTGCGAACTCACCATGCAGATGCTGCGGGATGCCGGTTTTCAGCAGGTGATAAAAATCCCCACCGACGGACAGCCGGGCATCTTTGCCACGCTGGACGCGGGCGCTCCTAAAACTCTTGGCCTTTACTTTATGTATGACGTGAAGCAGGTCGATCCTTCGGAATGGTCGTCACCACCTTGGGAGGCCCGTATTGTTGATAAGCCGGGCTTTGGCAAAGTTGTGGTTGGCCGTGGCGCGGTCAACCAGAAAGGGCCGGAGGCTACATTTTTGGCGGCGCTGCATGCTATCCGTGGCGCGGGACGCAAGTTGCCGGTGAACTTTGTTTTTGTGGCTGAAGGAGAAGAAGAAATTGGCTCGCCGCATTTTGCCCAGGTCGTCCACCGGCCGGAAGTTCTGGCCGCGCTGAAGAAAACAGTGGGAATCTTTATGCCGTTTGCTTCGCAGGATCCCGACGGAAAAGTTACGGCGTTCTTGGGCGCAAAAGGTGTAGTCGAATTGGAATTGGTTTCCAGCGGTGAGAAGTGGGGACGCGGCCCCAAAGCCGACATCCATTCCAGCAACAAGGCAAGGCTCGATTCACCGGCATGGCATCTGGTGAAAGCCTTGAACACATTGGTCTCAGCCGATGGCAATGATCCCGCGATTGCCGGCTTTGCCGACAAGGCGCGTCCTATTTCAGCGCAGGAAAAAGCCATGGTCGCGGAAGCGGCGCGACGGCTCGACGAAAAAGCGCTGATGAAGCAGATGGGCGTGGAACACTGGGTGCATGACGTGAGTTTCCAGGAGTCGCTGGAGCTGCTGGTATCCAAACCAACGGTGAACATTGAAGGCCTTGTCGGTGGTTACACCGGCCCAGGCGGAAAGACGATCCTGCCGCATCGCGCCGTGGCCAAAATGGATATGCGCCTTGTGCCGGACATGACTGCTGCCGATGCGTTGGCTGCGCTGAAGGCGCATCTGGCAAAGAACGGCTTTGGCGACATCGAAGTCAACATGACAGGCGGCTATGATCCCACCACTACACCTGCCGACGCAGCGGTTGTCCGCGCGGAACATGCCGTTTACAAACGCAATGGAATCGATCCCATCGTAATGCCGCGTCTGGCTGGTTCATGGCCGGGCTATGTTTTCACCGGCGATCCATTGCACCTCCCTGCAGGACATTTTGGCCTGGGCCACGGCAGCGGCGCGCACGCTCCCAATGAATACTACGTGATCGAATCCAGCAATCCGAAAGTCCAGGGCGTCGATGGCGCAGTGATGTCCTACGTGGAATATCTGTATGAGGTGGCGAGGACGGCGTAG